A portion of the Scleropages formosus chromosome 15, fSclFor1.1, whole genome shotgun sequence genome contains these proteins:
- the rtn4ip1 gene encoding NAD(P)H oxidoreductase RTN4IP1, mitochondrial, whose product MARLSRGAAWARLLAAPGGGRGVRGLSASAPRATVMAAWVIDSYGPNEVLRFTENAPFPAIRYPNEVIVKVLSAGLNPIDLSMRGGYGAATLRMRRDPLNVNRSGGEFPLILGRDVSGVVMECGLSVTCFRPGDKVWAAVPPWKQGSLAEFVVLSGNEVSLKPGSLSHPEAAAVPYVASTAWSTLVNSAGLNKDNCSKKRVLIIGASGGVGTFAIQMVKAWGGHVTAVCSQNAEGLVRGLGADHVVDYATGAVDIKLKTLDKFDLILDSVGGDTERWAPGLLKPWAGARYITLVTPFLRNTDALGVADGMMQSALTIATKALKHFSKGVHYRWGFFAPSGPALDEVREMVDAGQIRPVVEQQFSFSQVPQAFLKLEKGHARGKVVVSVDGDGIQ is encoded by the exons ATGGCGCGTCTGTCCCGCGGGGCGGCGTGGGCTCGGCTGCTGGCCGCCCccggggggggtcggggggtccGAGGGCTGAGCGCCTCCGCCCCCCGGGCGACCGTCATGGCCGCCTGGGTCATCGACAGCTACGGCCCCAACGAGGTGCTGAGGTTCACCGAAAACGCCCCTTTCCCCGCGATCCGTTACCCCAACGAGGTCATCGTGAAGGTGCTCTCCGCGGGCCTCAACCCCATAGACCTGAGCATGAGAG GTGGGTATGGAGCCGCGACCCTCAGGATGAGGCGCGACCCCCTCAACGTCAACCGGAGCGGCGGCGAGTTCCCGCTGATCCTGGGCCGCGACGTGTCCGGCGTCGTCATGGAGTGCGGCCTCAGCGTGACCTGCTTCCGGCCGGGAGACAAG GTGTGGGCGGCCGTCCCTCCGTGGAAACAGGGCAGCCTGGCCGAATTTGTGGTCCTCAGCGGGAACGAG GTGTCGCTGAAGCCTGGGTCGCTGAGCCACCCCGAGGCTGCAGCGGTCCCCTACGTGGCGTCAACGGCCTGGTCCACCCTCGTCAACAGCGCTGGGCTCAACAAGGACAACTGCTCCAAGAAACG GGTTTTGATCATCGGGGCATCAGGAGGAGTTGGAACCTTCGCCATCCAG ATGGTGAAAGCCTGGGGCGGGCATGTGACTGCAGTGTGCTCCCAGAATGCCGAGGGGCTCGTGAGAGGATTGGGCGCCGACCACGTGGTCGATTACGCAACCGGCGCTGTCGACATCAAGCTGAAGACCCTCGACAA GTTCGACCTGATCTTGGACAGTGTGGGCGGGGACACGGAGAGATGGGCTCCGGGCCTCCTGAAGCCGTGGGCGGGGGCGAGGTACATTACCCTGGTAACGCCCTTCTTGAGGAACACAGACGCACTCGGCGTCGCCGACGGGATGATGCAGTCGGCGCTCACCATCGCCACCAAGGCACTGAAG CACTTCTCCAAAGGGGTCCACTACCGCTGGGGGTTCTTCGCTCCAAGTGGACCGGCGCTCGATGAGGTCAGAGAGATGGTGGACGCTGGCCAG ATCCGCCCCGTTGTGGAGCAGCAGTTCTCCTTCTCCCAGGTGCCCCAGGCCTTCCTGAAGCTGGAGAAGGGCCATGCCCGCGGGAAGGTCGTGGTCAGCGTCGATGGGGATGGCATTCAGTGA
- the qrsl1 gene encoding LOW QUALITY PROTEIN: glutamyl-tRNA(Gln) amidotransferase subunit A, mitochondrial (The sequence of the model RefSeq protein was modified relative to this genomic sequence to represent the inferred CDS: deleted 1 base in 1 codon) yields the protein MLGLTIREVSQALRGGRVSPTELCTRCLEQVKRTGFLNAFVTVTEEQALRQASEAERRFLEGKPRGPLDGIPFSVKDNFCTENIETTCASHMLKGYFPPYTATVVQKLLDQGAVLIGKTNLDEFAMGAGSTDGVFGPVRNPWSYSAQYRERPGVDPRSDWVITGGSSGGSAAAVASLGSFLALGSDSGGSTRNPGALCGLVALKPTYGLLSRHGLIPLVNSMDVPGILVRSADDAATALGVLRGLDVRDSTTIPPPAAPPHLPDDIDIARIRVGIPKEYHAPGLSAETLCQWGRVADLLERGGASVEQVSLPHTQHSIVCYHVLCTAEVASNMARFDGLQYGHRSEVNDSTEALYAATCHEGFNDVVRRRILAGNYFLLKRNYERYFMKAQKVRRLIAQDFARVFRDGVDVLLTPTTLGDAVRYCDFIQEDNRTRSAQEDVFTQPVNMAGLPAVTVPTALSSRGLPISLQLIGRASHDWQLLGVAKWLEQRLEFPAIQLPQDVSQAEREAGVPGRVRTSVL from the exons ATGCTGGGTTTGACAATAAGAGAA gTGTCCCAGGCCCTGCGG GGGGGCCGCGTGTCCCCCACCGAGCTCTGCACCAGGTGCCTGGAGCAGGTGAAGAGGACCGGCTTCCTCAACGCCTTCGTCACCGTGACCGAGGAGCAGGCGCTGCGGCAGGCGAGCGAGGCCGAGAGGCGCTTCCTCGaag gGAAACCCAGGGGCCCTCTGGACGGAATCCCCTTCTCCGTGAAGGACAACTTCTGCACGGAGAACATAGAGACCACGTGCGCCTCTCACATGCTGAAAG GCTATTTCCCTCCCTACACGGCAACGGTGGTTCAGAAGCTCTTGGACCAGGGTGCTGTTCTCATCGGCAAGACCAATTTAGATGAATTTGCGATGGG GGCGGGCAGCACCGACGGCGTGTTCGGCCCGGTCCGGAACCCCTGGAGCTACTCGGCTCAGTACCGCGAGCGACCCGGCGTGGACCCGCGCTCGGACTGGGTGATCACTGGCGGGAGCTCGGGAGGAAGTGCGGCGGCTGTGGCCTCCCTCGGCAGCTTCCT CGCCCTGGGATCGGACAGCGGAGGCTCCACGCGGAACCCGGGGGCCCTTTGCGGGTTGGTGGCCCTCAAACCCACCTATGGCCTTCTGTCCCGCCATGGCCTCATCCCTCTGGTGAACTCGATGGACGTGCCAGGGATCCTGGTCCGAAGTGCTGATGACGCCGCCACCGCCTTGG GGGTCCTCCGGGGTCTCGACGTCAGGGACTCCACGACGATCCCCCCTCCCGCCGCACCCCCGCACTTGCCCGATGACATCGATATCGCAAGAATCCGCGTGGGCATCCCGAAG GAGTACCATGCCCCGGGTCTGTCCGCGGAGACGCTGTGCCAGTGGGGGCGCGTGGCCGACCTGCTCGAGAGGGGGGGAGCGTCCGTGGAGCAGGTGTCCCTCCCTCACACCCAGCACTCCATCGTGTGCTACCATGTGCTGTGTACGGCGGAGGTGGCCTCCAACATGGCGCGGTTCGACGGCCTCCAATATG GCCACCGCAGTGAGGTCAACGACTCGACCGAGGCTCTGTACGCAGCAACGTGCCACGAAGGCTTCAACGATGTGGTCAGGCGGAGGATCTTGGCAGGAAACTATTTTCTGCTGAAGCG CAACTACGAGCGCTACTTTATGAAGGCCCAGAAGGTGCGCCGACTGATCGCGCAGGACTTCGCGCGGGTGTTTCGCGACGGGGTGGACGTGCTGCTCACCCCCACCACCCTGGGAGACGCCGTGCGTTACTGCGATTTCATCCAGGAGGACAACCGGACCCGCAGCGCACAGGAGGACGTCTTCACACAGCCCGTCAACATGGCAG GCCTCCCCGCCGTCACCGTGCCGACGGCACTGTCGAGCAGAGGCCTCCCCATCAGCCTGCAGCTGATTGGCCGAGCCTCGCATGACTGGCAGCTTCTGGGCGTGGCCAAGTGGCTGGAGCAACGCCTGGAGTTCCCAGCCATCCAGCTGCCCCAGGATGTGAGCCAAGCGGAGCGAGAGGCCGGCGTCCCCGGCAGGGTGCGGACATCGGTGCTGTGA